The DNA window TTCTAATCCCTTAAAACATCCACCGCGCAATTATAGTTTTACACTAGAAGCTCCTGCAGGAACATGTGCTCCCAGCATTCACAGGCAGCTCCCATTCTCCCTACAGAAGCCCAGGATGTACCATCCTACTCCCCCCACATCCTAGCCTGTTTACTGCCCTCTTCCCATGAGATTTTCAACACTTTGGGGCAGGAGAAGgctctttgctgtgtttttacaGCCCAGGTTTAGCACAAAGAATGCCACCCATAAAAACAGGAGTGATCAGGAGCTCATCGCATAACAGAATGGAGAGGAAGGACAGAATGAATCATTAAGGTGGATCATATCTCCTATAGCAAAGTGTGCCAAGTGCAAGACACTGTTCCTCCTAAGATACATAACTTATcatacagtgtagtcatagcaaaCTTCTTCTGAAGTGCCCTAATACTCAGGAAGGATATTAGAAAAGCACATGAAAGGGTTCAGGAGGCAGTAGGATAGACTTAGGGAGGAAAGATTGAAGACCAGTGTAATTACATTAAAAAGGAAGCAGGATTGGGGGCTGTGTATTGTGACAATTTGCTGTTACTGAGGAGTATGAAGATGATGAGTGGAGGTAACTCCTCTAGGGAGCTGGGGATCAGGACAAGattaagaaaagggaagaaactgTAGGCCAAACATCAGGATGAGTAAACAGCAATCCCTGCATCTCTTTACCAGTGGGGTGGCTGCAGCCTTGTAAGTGCATCTGCGTTTCCACAGCCAGAAAGAAAGTgtttgattttgaaatatttcccaTTTTGATTTGTTAACAAAGAGACTCGAAACCAGTCACTCCTTTGGCAATTGCTGTTGTGACGGATTTCAACCAACCATTCACATCCTTGTCCACAGGACTAGATGGTTTTTATTGACGATCATGACAGTACCTTGCAATTAACATACATAATTGTCTCTGACAGCAAAGCAATAGTGCAGTGATCTTCACAGTATGCTTCTGAGGGGATCCTTTGCCCCATTTACCACCAGCAGAAAGAGGAAGCAGAGCACACAAATGCCTCTAGGCCAGAGTGAATCAGAGGTCAGGCCGGACTGCAGGATTTCTCAAATCCCATTCCGGTGACTTACTTGCCCAAAGGGTGGCCGACTTGGCAGAGCAACACAAAGCATGAGGCAAGACCATGGGGCTGCAGAAAAGTGAGGCAGCGGACTGGTGTCATTGGCATTGCTGAGTTTATGAGCGATATTTAAGTCACATTTCTTTTGTTGACCATTGTCCAGCCTATCTTGGTGCAGAAAGGTGTATGATGCAATGCTTGCCTCTCTGGATCCAGCTCCTGGTAGCACTGCAACTTCCACACCCATGTGACTAACCACAGTAACCTCAATCTGTGGTATTTAAACTCTAGACCTGTGAGGGCATCGCTTGTGCTACTCCTAAGGAGTCCATAAAAGATAAACAAGGAAAACACAGCCACTTGCAGTAGTAGGCAGTAGTGTTTTTTAAGGCATGTCTCTGCTGATCTTGTACTAACACTGACTGCTGTCCAGGTATCTGAGACTCAACAATCAAAACTCAGTGCATGTCTCAAGGGACAGCACATCTCTTTTTCAAGATATGATAAAGGAATTACTGCTCCATGAGACAAATGCTGCCATTTGGGATTAGCTGACTGTGCCACAGGTTTCAGAGGAGGAATATCTCCTACTTCCCCTTTTCTATACCAAGTGGGATCTGCCCCAGCAGCCAAAATGCAGTGGAGCAGCTTGGTACAAAACAAGACATCTCCTTGCATCAATTCTTACACCTGTTCTATAAATAACTAAGGGAATAggattttttaaaagttattttttaattgaaacaaacTGTCAAAAGCTTTTTAGGCACGTAAATGCCAGTTTTTTGATGTCACAAGGAGAGATTAGCTtcaagtcccccccccccccccccccccaaatacaaaaaagcaaaaaacaaaaaatgtcttCTAATCTACCTGGAAGTGAGATATCTACATAGGAAGCATGAGGAGTAACTCACTCATCTTTCCAGCAAACACAGTGCTATGGCTAACTTAAATGCTACATTTTGTATTGTAGTCTAACACTCTTCCACTTTAAAGTCAACAGCCCATCTCTGTTGAAAGGAAACTCATGCATTTCTCATGCCTGCTTTCAGCTCCTGCAAACGGCACTATTTTAAGCGTAGATTTCTGTCTGTTATGTTCAAAATGGCAACATTTATGATAAAAAAAAGTCCTCTtggctttggaaaaaaacagagaaggattTGAGTGCAGGGATGACAGCCTCAGAAATACAGACAGACCAATCAAGCAACATTATGATAaagtttttattcttctttttttaaatatcaaattttTTACACATCAATTTTGTTGAGAAACAGTCCCCcgatattaaaaaacaaaatcaaaaaagaatCAAGTGTGTATTACTTTGGGCAGAACCACATCCCATTATCTGATGACACAACCACTCCTCCCTTCAACCACCTGCAAGGACAACCACAGTATGTTCAGCCCAGAAGAGTAAATGACACAAATGCAACACCAGCTTTAGGATTCCTGAGTATTGATTCCCTCAAGTTCCTTAAATGAGTTTGTAAAACTCTTAAGCTAAAAAGCATCAGTCAAAGAGTAACCCAAACTGCTATGCATTTGGATCACAGACTAAGCTAGATCGACACAGTGCAGGAAGAAATCTCTTGAATGCTTCACAAGGGAACGGCGTACACCAAACCAACCCCATTTCCCATGGTGACTTCTGAGAGAGGCAGGCAAAATACCTGGTGACTTCTCCTCTTTGAATTTATGATCGAGTTCTAGGGGGGAGCCATTTGGCAAGAAGTCCAAGTCTGGTGAAGAAACCTCTTAGGATCCTTTTGTTCATGAATGGCAtagtgttttaaagaaaactcatCTGGAAGTTAAGCATTCAGCAAGTACACTTAAATATTGCTTACTTTTGAGGAAAGGAGACAGCAAGGGGCTGGAGAAAGAGGGAGacacaaagacagaaagaagggaATGTATCTAGGAGGTACAAGGTTAACAGTCCTGGAGACCAAGTGTCTATGTAGAAGGTTGAACGTTACCAACAAGACAGATTGTCACAATAATTCAGTGTAGCTTAGCTCTGTTCAGTAGCAAGTAAACATGCCAGAGACTGTcaccaagaaatatttcttcctcttgTCAGACTTATTGTCCAGAAACTTTCAGATGTTGCTCTAAGCTTCACCTCTAAAATCACCTGGAGTCCCATTTATAGAAACACACATTCAACAAGAGGCTGAAAAATCCCTTCAGTATCTTTTAAGGAAAAGAGTACATTCTAGAAACCAACAGGAACGTACGTGACCATAGTGGCTTCAGGAAATACCCAGAAACAAACTCTACAGACCCAGAAGGGTCTCCACAGGCACTGGCATCTTtaagcagcagcttctgtgtgTTGCTgtgtgttgttgttgttctttgtaGATGGACTTTTCATAGCAAGATGCTAAGAATCATTTTGCTAAGCTGGTATGACAGTTAGTACATTGGAACAGTGACGAATGAGGAGGATCAGAAGAGCAGAAAGAGCCTCATTTTAGCCCAGGGTACATTTATCACTCAGGGAATTGTGTCTTACAGGTGGGTTCTGAGTGAACACCACCAGCAAGATGTATTGTATAGTACAGCACCTAGGTGCATTCCCAACTCTGCCCAAAGCATGAGCGCCTAAGAGGACCTCTTTCTCCATCTAGACCACTGAGGGTCTGCGCAGAGGCTGGGGAAGTGGTAGCAGTTGGTGGCATATCTTCAAACACATGACAAAGACCCTGGGGACAGTAAACATGAGCAAAGCCTATAGACAGACAGCTAAGAACACACTACAGAAACCACATCAGGACTCGGCTCCCTGGAAACCTGAACAGCCTTCAGTGTTACCTTTATCCTCCACTCTAGCCAGCGAGCTTTAGCAAAGTCTGCCATCCCTGCTAAAAGGGAGAAGTATCCCTACTTCTTGGGCCATGTAAACACAGAGACCAGTTAAGAAATTGCTAAAGGCTGAGCAAAGGATGTTTGCATACAGCAGAGAGAACACAGACGCATGTTAATACAGAGCACAACTTTTAGACAGTGTTCACTACATACATTtctattgtgttttattttaactttataAGTACTTACCACTGCCTGAACTTTCTTGAACTTAACTAAATCTTGTTCCTGAAAAGCCAAAATCTTTCCCTAATTTAGCAGCACATAACCATTCACTCAAAGCAAGGCTCTGTGAAGTTAAGAGATATAAATCACCAGGCTTGGACtaactttagaaaatatttttgttttttacaaatattaatcaACTGAGGGGGTCAGGCTTCTGTTTCAAGCAGTTCAGAGAAAGTTACTCAGGAAATTCTGACAGTATTGATAAATACTTCAGTAAAGCTTTGGCAGAAGGGTAGATTtcaaaaacaaattatatttgaCAAAGAATAAAACTGACTATTGAAGCAAACTGGCTGATGCTCTAAAGCTTTTACAGAATTCTGTATATGCAGTCTCTAAGTAAACGTGGCCATAAAACTAGAAACTTTAACCGGTTTGGTGCAAAGCAGCTGTACTTCATCTAGCTATTAGCAATTGCTTCTAAAAACATTAAGTGTAAATATGAAAAGGGTATAACATTGAATGGCTAACATCTGATGCTGTAAGAACCTGGCAGTAAATTAACCTGCAGGCTAAGGGTGCAAATTCAGCTCTCGCACATCCAAGAGGGCAGACCCGCAGCTGGTTACGTTCAGCACACTGACCCCACGTACCAGATGAGGGCTTGCTCCAAGGACCACCTCACTGAGACCTGTGGCATGAATCGGGAGGAGACGCTGGCTGTTTAGACAGAGGATACTCTGGATCTGAGAGCTGGGAGCTTCATGCTAGCTGCTGCTTTTGATAGTGAACCAGATACAGATGGGGATGGGTCTAATAGTGTATCTTATTTCCTAAGGCTGCTAGGAAGAGATCTGAGGAGACTATTCTTGTACCAGCCCAAATGGTACCCTTGGCAGAAGGGGCTTTTGCTGGATTTCGAGTGCTCCCTGCAAAGAGGTTATTTGAAAGCTTCAGCAGGGGTAACTCCTACCACCTGCATGGCAGAGATCATGAAGCTGTAGTCCTGTCTCAGTAACTCAATTTGAACTTGACGATACTTCATGTTGTTCAGGCAAGGGGCTTCCAACCCGTAACACAAACACTGCCCAAATAGCCAAACACTGCTTCCTACACACACATGCTGCTGGCATCACAAGTGGTGGGATATGAGCTAAGTGCGTTTGGGAGCCCCAGGCCTGGCTGGTACATTCATAGTTTATTAAAAGCTCTATTTGACCGACAAGGGAATGCCTTAAAGCTGTTTTATATTCCAAAGGATCTCTTGGCTACCCAAGCACCTAAGAAAATCTGACAATCACTACTCACTGACATCAGAAACTCCTGCAAGTTTACAGATGAAACCAAATTTGTGGTGTTCTTAAATGCCACCCCACATGAAAAAGCCTAGCATACACATAGGCAGATCTGCTAAGCAacgggaaaacaaaaaaaccaggaACAGGCCTGAGACAACGATAACAACAAATGAAAACCATGAACAAAACACATTGGATTTTCATTCAGCTGCTGTTGAGTCATCACTTCAGATTTAGTTCaaagcagaaaattaaagatttaaCATTTTACACAAAGCCACTTGAGAGATTTGCAAGtaggactaagtaaaagttcctACTTCAGATTTGGTATCATGTTTCAACCAtgctttccctccccttccccagccctcgCAGTACTTTGGGGCTGTGCAGAGCATCAAGTAGTAGTTCATCCCCAAAAAAAGCACCTGGAAAGGGCTTCCTACAGCAGAGCCTCGATGGGTCCTAGTCAGGCAGGCTTCTCACCAAGGACTTCCCAGAAGGCCACAACGGTTGTAATGCAGAAGCCACATCAGTGCATTTGTTTCATAAACCCTATCAAAGAGCCCTCACTCTTTAGGAGGTATTAAACTGGTACCCCACAAGCCACTAAAGGCTTtctgcagtttgcatttccacAGCTGAGAGGCTGGTCATCCCCAAACATTGAGATAAACTAgtgcaaagctgattttttttcatttctaatcaCGTGCCCACTCAGTGCATAGAGAATGCATCCACTAAAACTGAGTTTATTCTTAGAGGGgcaagaggaggggaagggggaggacaAGAGCCATAACACACACGATCTGTTTGTTAAGCAATCTCATCACTAAATATTTGCCTTGGGGGCTGAGCTCGTTCTTTCGTATGGGGGAACATTATGTGGGCAAAgctagaaaaatgtaaaatacccccttttccctttccccctgcTTACGACTAATACCAGCACATCTTCAAATAAGTTACTACGTCTCTTGTTTTTGGTAGCACCAAGTTCTatcccttcccttcttctccccatCTCTCAATCCCCACATTGTAAACTTTAACACACTGGCCCAATAGCATAAAGGGTTTGGCAAAAGTAGGCATCAGCTTTCaatgtgcacacacaaaaatgcacACTTTCAAAAATCCCCTCCACCCCCCTCCCAAAGGTTTACACATCCCAAGACCTGTAGGCATCTACATACCTTTAGTAGCTACTGTAATTGTTTGTCAGCATCACAGATGGACATTGGGTTATAAAGCATAGGAGAGCTAAAACTGGTACAAATCCACAGTCCATTGGGACAAGCTCTGTTTTGCGCCTGCATCACACTGAACTCAGTGCGCACCTCATCCTGTAACAGCACGTGCTGGGCCTTGCCTCTGGCCACACACATACGCGCATTCAATTCACTTTGCAATCGGCTTTGTGCTGgacagggcggcggcggcgaccttAATGGCTTCTGCTTCTTATTTGTAACATTGGAGCTTATTCTAAAAttgtacatttaaataaaaacattaattttaatcCAGTATGCATCATAAGAATTAAAAGCTATCCTGTCCATACAATGCTaggatgttttctttcttttaaaaggccAAATCTAAAAAGTGAAACAGAAGAGACAAGTTACTTTGgctgcaaataattaaaaaaatctggctCAACATTCTGCTTGTGTGTTATGATGTATAATTTAGATAagtcctttaaaagaaaagacacTCCAGTCAGCTGCTACTTCTGTAGTTATGTAGGAACAACGATACTCTTGGCTAGCAAAATGAGAAGAGCAAGATCTGCATTTCCATCTGCTTGTTCCAAAGCCTCAAGAGCTTCCCGCATGGTAAAACCAGCGCAAAGAATCCGATCAATGTCAGCCGCAGGGAAAGCGGGCAGTGGAGAAGCCACAGAGATAAGTTCagaagagccagcaggtgggTGCAGCAGAGGTTCCTCAAACCCACGCAACGGCCACAGACCTTCAGGAGCCGAGGTGTTGCTTCTCCCAGATGCTCCTGTGAAGAAGCTCTGAGTATCTTGAGACATATCTTCATCCAAAGTAGGTTTAGAAGAAACAGATGCATTTTGCTCTGAAGTCTGATTTGTTGGACTCTGATCACATTCCGCCAAAATATTTGCCTGCTCAGAGCTCTTTTGCTGGTCAGCAGATGTCATGGCAGAATTCAGCATGATCGAATCACTCTTACCTGAGAGCTCCTGCATTTCTGTAGCATCTTTTCTGACAGCTGATGGTGTGCGACTGATGCACGTGACGCAAACTTTTTCTATTCCGCAATCACAGTGCTCTTCCCCTAGTTGTTGCTCTGCATTTCTACCTTCAGACCTCTCCTTATAGAAGGAGCAACTCTGTTCCTGGCTGTCTGGATCTAAGTCTTCATGCTTATCTTCAGGAAGCCCCTTCTGTTTTGCTTGTTCTTTGTGAACCATTTCCAACTGAGAGACTTCTTCAGATGCAAGGATTTTACATTCTCCTTTACGACTGATAATCAAGAGTTTGTGAAGCTCTTTCAAGGCCGATGCTAGAGAGAAACATGGCTCTTCTGAGGATGCTCCTGGGTCAGTGTCCAGCTGAGGGATGCTGGAGGGGGAAGAGCTGTTTTCAGTGGTTAAATTAGCTAACTCATACTTTGCAGGAATTTCATTGGTGCTTTTAGACTGCAGCACATCACTAGTGGAAACCGGATCATTCAAGGAGGAGTCAGACTTCAGTGACTCCACCTCCATAGAAGGAGGATCCAAGTTTACATCAGATACACTTCCATTCTCAGCCTGCCACTCCTGCTTGCTCGCTGAGCTGTGCACTTCAGCTACAGACTGCTCAACTACATCTATTTCCATAAAGGTTTCCGTATGCATACAGCTACGGGACACTGACATTTGAATCCTCTCTTTCACGCAGGAAAAACCTACTTTCTCCAGTCCATTCCCTCTTGTTTCTGCAGGAGAGTTTTCTGGCTGGATGCCTGTATGACCCTCTTCTTCCGCAGCAGGTTTCTCAACCCCAACAACGTTGCAGGGACGTTCTGGGTCAGTTGCCTCATTTTGTTTCTCCAGATGTTCATTCACTGGTTCTTTGCACATCTGATGATCTACGGGAAGCTCATTCTTTTGTTCCTCCTGTTCTGAAGACAAAGGTACTCCTTTATTTTGCCCGTGCTTAGCAGCAGCGTCAGCCAAGCTGTTTTCTTGTGTCACTTCCAAAGGAGGTTCCTGGCCACGGCCTTGTTCCTTAGAATTACATTCCTTTAGACTGTCAGCAACAAATGTTTCTTCGAGTGTGTCCTGTGAAAGGCAAGCTGGGCTGCGACAGGTTACCTCCCCCATCTGGGGAGAACGGTCATTATTTGCCAAAGAAGCATTATTGGAAAGATGCCGTAATAAGAGAGGATGTTCTTTTTCTGGGGTTATCTGGCATTCATCTGAAGGCTCCAAAGACTTCATGGCTCTAGGATCAATGGGCTCTGCGAGGCTAGATATGGGTGAGCAAATTGAAGCAGGGGCAGAGACGGAACGATCAAGTAATTGATTTGTGGGATTACAGATCTTGGAACTTAGTTCTGAAGACTGGACTGGATTTTGAAACCCATCAGAAGCTGGTAATGAGGGCTTTTCCAGTGAGGTAGTTTCTTTGTCACTATTCTCTATgcatacagaaaaagagaaagaagcagttAAGATGTATGAGAACCACCGTTTTTCAAGTATTTCTACCTTTGGAATACAAGCTAAAAGGATAGTTTGCATATCAGCTTGGCACACCGTATCCGTTTGGAAATTACTCAGCAGAGCACCGCTCCATTTATCATTAGTTATTGCAAGAAGAGTTATTACAGACTGTCCACAGTGCTCTGAATATTAACTAAGGGCAAATCCAATAACTACACTCCAGCTGCAGACACTTAATTACTGACAACAAAAGACACAAGAAGCCAGTTCCAAGGTGCTTTGAGAGCTCACAACTAGAGGACATTTAAACTTCAAAGTGAGCAGATATATCTAGAGTCACTGAGAAGATAATGAAATCCCCAAATCTCACTTTTAAGAGCCATTTTTCAAAGGAGAGCAAGATCTACACTTCTCTTCGTGATACAGAAAAGAGATACTCCAGCAGCATACAAGTACACAGTATTTTTAGAGGGAGGCTTCACAGATGCTACTCAGTGGTTTGTTGAAGCTTAAAATAACTTTAGGTTTTCTTTTAGCCATAACCTTTGCCTTAATCAGGAACATAAGACAAGGAACATAATTTTTTCACCTGAATATCAGGGCAGATGTGACAATGACAACAACGAAAAAATACTAGTCAGACAGAGCAATtgcttgttctgtgtttttcttcaatATGTTAATGTAGGCAGCGATTAGAAAGCAAGATATTCAGAGGTCAGCAAACATCCTCCATGACATTATGCCAGCTTGAACTGTAATTGTGGATATAAAATACTTGACACTTATTCTTTTATAAGTTAACGTTGTTTGTTGTTGTGAAGGAAGGAAACCAGCTGCCAACTGGCATCTTTGAGAAAAGCCTCTGTTCAAGCAGCTTTCATATAACAGAAACAAGCAACCTTTCAGGCTTTAATTACAGAACCCCCACACACCTGGGAACCCATATACATTTAAAGTGAAAGACAGCTGGTTAGCAGATTATCACATAATTCAGATATGTTGGTGTTAACATTCTCCACAAAGAGTGCAAGATTTTCAAAATATAGGAATTAGTACCATCAGGACTTACTTAGATTCACTTCAGATCAGATAGCTATGCATGACAGATCTAATGCAGCCACTTAACCTACTATTTTTCCCTAAAGTAACTGGTTAGTTAAATTGTTTAACTCTGCACATACAGCCATTACAGGCTGAGCTGCATCTGTTCAGTTAAAGCCATTAAAAAGTCCACTATCACCAACTATTTCCCTACCTTAAGTGTTTACACTCGCTTGTCACATAAAAGCCCAAACAACTGATGACTGCGAGGGGGCATGATTTGTGACGTACCCCTGCTGCATTAATCGGTATGTTGTTTCAAAGAAATAATTCACATACAACAGCACAATGACATTTCAGTTCACCAGATCTGCTTTAATCTTGTATTAGGACATACAGTTATCAGCAGGGTCTCATGCTGGTCCATTTTGCGTACGACTCCCCTGAACTGCTGAGCAATGTTAAGGAATTTGCTGTCTCTGCTCAACACAAGTTCAGGTTGAGGCACCAGAAGTGTCTTAGATAAGTGAGTATTGCttggagagcacagaaaggaagTTCAGAGCTCTAAGCCTCTCCTTTCCATGGACAAAGGGCTCCAACTTTTCTAAGAAATTTACCCAACAAATTTGTTACCTTTGGCCAAGCAAGGCAGAACCTTCTTCTGCACTCTTAAGTGAAGGAGTTGATAATTTCACACCATGTGGGTTTCTCCCTAGTATAGTTTAAAGTAAGGACAGCCCTGCTGCCGGTAGCGTGAATGTAGTAGTGAAAGCTTATAAACTAACGGCTATAAATACCTGGTCTGTGGCCCACTCCAGCTGCAGTAAACACACACTACATGCATCAAGGCTTCTGACGTTCTGTTTGGATTAGGAAACAAACACACCAAACTTGCATTAGCATTCAAAGCACACAACATGCATGGTTATAGTCCTGCAATTTCTCAGCTTCCCCCCACAACTGTCCGTAAAGATAGTGCACTGGACAGCAGGAGCTCTTCCCATTCACTTCTTccaaaaaaagttctgcttgccACTGTTGTGTCTGGGAAATTCATTACGTCAAGTCAAAAAATATCTCTGTAGAAGAACAACTTAAAGGCTGTGCTGCCTGTACTTCTACACTTGCAAAGTGGTCTGTGGGTGATACTACACACTTGATAAAATATATGCAGCAAAAGGCATGTGTCTAGCACTATACTAGTTCTCCATACTGCAGAAGACAAAGAGGAACCACACTGCAGGGAAATGAGACCTGAGGTGGCATCGCAGTTCCCCAGTTCTACTCCTAGTAGCTACTGCCTTGTCCTGTGCCACCGTATGCAAGAGAAAACAAGCAGACTTCAGCTTGCTGCgaatgggaaggaaaaagatcCTGGAGTGAAAGATGTCAGAGACATCCCAAAAAGGAATCGCTGCCCAAGActgagaagagcagagcaagtGAAGAGACAGCCAGAAGTCAAACCCAACTCAATGTCTCCTTCTCCATGTGGAGAACAGATGGATTACAGATCTTTGTCAGTAGCACCAAACACTGGTTATCAGGCAAAATTAAATACGTGAACTTATCTTGCTAACAGTCTGTGCAAATATATCTGGTCTCATGCTCTCATTAAATCACTAGTATAGCCTTTGCTGCAATAGCACATGTTCTTCTATTAAAGTATGCTAGGATTTACTTTGTCCAAGTGTTAGATATCCAAACAGCTATGCACGTTTTACTCTGTAGGATTTGTTTCACTgattccttctcctttcccacaGCCCTCCAAACTCAATGGTCTTAAAAATATAGGACTGTTTTACCTTAAGTCTTCCTCTTTTTACAGATATGCAGGCTTACTGGGAACAGCTGACTAACCATGCTCATACATACAGCTAGGATTTATCCGTGTTCAATATCGTGGAAGGAATCTGCCTTTTTTGCCTCaggtatttgtttcttttattctccATTAGATAAAGACGGTGCATTACACACTGCGATACAGCACCTCTGACAGATACACTTTGGTATGAAATACAGCAGCAGATGCACAGTTACCCATTCTACCAGCTGCACATCTGGTTTTAATGCAACTATAACAACTTGACAAAATTGGAATATTAAAAAGCCAGAATTATCCTGCAGATTTCCAGACTGCTCATCTTTCATAAGGGTGGCAAAGAGGCTTCTGACACAGGATACAAATGAAAACAGGAGggatctttttcctctttctacatGGTAGTATTATGTTTGTGCTCTCTGCTGCAAAACCAACCCTTTAGAGAGGGAACAGGCCTGTCCTTTGATTCACTGGCTCTGTAATAAGGGTGTAATCAGTCAAATACATCAGGGAATCTTAGTTATTTAGACAGCAGAAATAGCTGATATTCTGCCAAGCACTCCTCAGCATGATCCTTCTGAGACTCACTGTCACCCTTCTCACAGGGTATCTACaggagctgaatcctagccccgtCAAGAAGACCAATCCAGCTAACACTGGGAACAAACTCTTCTTCACAAAGTGCACCAGCAGGGATAAATTCCTCCCTATAGTAGGAAAAATCTGAGTTGCAAATATGATGAGGTGCTCTTCTTATCAAGGCTTTCTGGATA is part of the Dromaius novaehollandiae isolate bDroNov1 chromosome 24, bDroNov1.hap1, whole genome shotgun sequence genome and encodes:
- the RSC1A1 gene encoding regulatory solute carrier protein family 1 member 1, with the translated sequence MKSLEPSDECQITPEKEHPLLLRHLSNNASLANNDRSPQMGEVTCRSPACLSQDTLEETFVADSLKECNSKEQGRGQEPPLEVTQENSLADAAAKHGQNKGVPLSSEQEEQKNELPVDHQMCKEPVNEHLEKQNEATDPERPCNVVGVEKPAAEEEGHTGIQPENSPAETRGNGLEKVGFSCVKERIQMSVSRSCMHTETFMEIDVVEQSVAEVHSSASKQEWQAENGSVSDVNLDPPSMEVESLKSDSSLNDPVSTSDVLQSKSTNEIPAKYELANLTTENSSSPSSIPQLDTDPGASSEEPCFSLASALKELHKLLIISRKGECKILASEEVSQLEMVHKEQAKQKGLPEDKHEDLDPDSQEQSCSFYKERSEGRNAEQQLGEEHCDCGIEKVCVTCISRTPSAVRKDATEMQELSGKSDSIMLNSAMTSADQQKSSEQANILAECDQSPTNQTSEQNASVSSKPTLDEDMSQDTQSFFTGASGRSNTSAPEGLWPLRGFEEPLLHPPAGSSELISVASPLPAFPAADIDRILCAGFTMREALEALEQADGNADLALLILLAKSIVVPT